ctttaattattaaaacagataatagtgtgttttttttttgtgagtAGAGAGTGTGATGAAAAAAAGTAACATGGCATAAAACGTAACATGAGGAACGTGTATAAGGTTTAattagagatagagatactgtTTCTTAAATAATGACATAGCAACTAACTACTTCTCTTTGGGTTTTCTTCATTTCATTCCAAATTGGAGTATTGCATTTTCCCTTTGTTTTGCGCAAATAATAGTGCATCCTTATGGGCAATTCGATGTGCATTATTTAACAAATCcatgtgtgaaaatgaaagtATAGCAAGCGTTGAAAAACAACACCAaacaaattaatatatattctgaccaaaaaaagtaataaatgaGAAATAGAGAGGGTTAATGCTATATTTTGTCTTAATTTGATCCTTGAATATCAATTTAAGGTAATTAAGTTGATTTATAGAGTAACGTTTGGTGTAGAGACAGAGATGAAAAGATTGAGACTAAGAGagagattgaaataaatttcagtATTCTGTTTGCGATAAGGTgggagacagaaattgaaacaagattgaaactataatttaatttgcacaaaatataaaattaaaattaattaattgaaatgagggtattttaggtacaaaatgttattaaagtttcaatcttcatctttaaaaattttagtcccATGTGTTCtcactttttggaggtactgaaatactaaAATGTTGgcgacagaaattttagtaccagtttctgaaccaacaaacatgatactgaGTCTCAGTCTATCAGTCTCTATCTCAAtacatcaaaataaatattatctAAGTAACACAGAATAGTATACATAAAGTAGGATTCAAAATCCATCCAATACTTATTTAAACTGATGGGTGATCTAACCACTCGACTAATTTAAATTGGTTAAAGATTGGTTTTATTAGTTTACGTTTTGAgcgctttttttttttaccacaTGGATAAATTTATTACTAGATAGCATGCATTTATAAATCTTAATGACTACGTTAATCGTTCATGTTGAAAAGATTTTTTGTAAGTATAACGAATAGAATAATGTTACGATCTATAAATAATCAAACATCTTTTAACAGAAGACGTTGACATTCATTGATATACACTGAAATTAAAGTCTCTTAGCTTGTTCAGGACCAGTTTCCATGGACCCTTCATCACAAATACCACTTTCTTCACGTATAGTCTCAATTTTTAACTCATTATTTTGGATCTGATACATTCAACTATATGTTcgtatatattaatataatagatccggatatacataaataataacATATGGTCATAAAGAagtaagatatatatatatatatattattttatttcttaaaaaataataataatagtaaagaTATTATAGTGATGAGTACTTTGATTCTTTAATTAGTAGTCTTGATATTTTGAATTCTTACTAAAAGAAACCGAATAGGATGTTCCAATTTGAGATTAAAAAAATGTGTAAGATATTATTGAGGGGCATTGAAATAAATAATGGAAGACATATTAATTAATTGTATACGCAATTCAATGTGAAAAACCCATCCAACTGAATTTGCATCCTCAGAATTTATTCCATGTGTTTGGTACAGTCTAGCTAGTCATGGATGCTAAAATTCTAAGGTGCTATCTAGATAGGACCTAGGAGTAAGAACTATCTCAAAACTATTGAAATCCATACCTATTTATTTACTACGTTGATAAATGTCGGTGCTCAAGAAAATCTTCATGTGCTGAAATCAGAGACAATAAACAAATTAGAACAACAGAAACATTATCCAAAGAAGAGTAATgttagataattatttttagaatagatagttatttttaacaataaaaaagtGAAGTATTCACAATATTGACTATGATTAATTTAAGAGgaaagtattatttttgtccctAATATTTGGGGTAAATtttatttgtatccctaacgtttaaatcgttcTATTTGTATTCTTAacgtttgtaaaagtgattcaatgttatcctgccgtcaattacacatcatgaacactttagtttgagttttaaaaatctcttcttgaagttagaatacaaatgtcTGGGATAGAATTGATAATCTATTCCGAAAAATAGCTCATCCGAAGTTGAAACTAATTCTTACAATATTTACATAATTCATTTTTCTAGAGAcataattgaatttaaacacaaatagtgggtataatattaaaatcgaacacatttaagtgagacctaattgaaaatgaatacatccaagtgagaaaaattgaaaaatataatcttatttattagtataattgatagtaGGATAACAATGAATTacttttataaacgttagggatacaaataagacgatttaaacgttagagACACAAATATGATTTGCACCAAACGTTGGGAACAAAAACACTACTTTACTCTTAATTTAAACAAATTTTGTAACcataaaaattatattcatttgatatttttaaccAAACTTTAGTCTATAAAAAACACCTAGTAATGTCAttcaaatttcttctttttcttcaaatattttccttcttctcattttttttatcaaaccaAAACTCCAAGTCACCATCTTTTCTCGCTCCATTCTCATTCTCATCATCACCACTTCTAACACGTCCTTCATTTCTATCACCACTTCCATTGTTATTGGTGTCTTGGAATGAACCAATTCTCAACGAAGTGAAGTAAATCAAAATCTTATCATAATAAAACGTAACTGTTCTGTTGAAGTCGTTGACAAAAACAAAAATCCTAACTTTTAACGGTGAATTTTGACGCACGTGCGTTAAAatagagaaaagaagaaaatgagcATGTACtaaagaaaatgaaattgaagatAAAGCGATAGATTTAGATTCCTAAATCGAAcagaaaactaaaaattttaaattttaaattataaatcttaaaCCCTAAAATTAGTTAGTGTTGGCTAACTAAAAATTACTTTTCTAAACTTTCTgattcgaaaaatgcaaaatctataaattaattaattagacttattttatattaatgtaaagattaaaattagtataattaacTAATTTGATATACTTATTTGATCATTTTAAAGTCTCAATTACATTATCTAATTACCATTAGAAATACTATATTGGTATCGTAATATTTTATATCAGCATTGTGTTAATGAAAGttaaattaatgataaataaaGATTCACAATTTGTAAATTTATAGACAAAGTAATTACTAAAACGAGGAGTGCTAGGGGCCAGCAAGTTGTGTGATTTGTAGCCATCAATTAGTCATCATTGGTGATTTCAATGGTGTGAGATTTTATCCAAGGGTGAAAGATCACTCACTTTACTTTTACTGATTAACTATTAGCCAGAtttcaataaaactgctggcccCTTAGACTTTTCTTACTAAAACATGTTTGAAAACTAGTTGAAGAGAACTATGCATTCAATCTTGAATGAACAACTTTTaaagagaagttaaaaaaatactaattttctGAGAAAATTTTTGCATTGAATGCAAAATGTAAAATGTGATTTTGTCGAATAGTCATGTGAGAataatttctttttcctttGCAATATGTAATATCGGTATcattattgaattattgattGCAAAAAAATTCACTTTCTAGTACAGAAATAGACTTGTCTTCAATTAAAAAAGTGGCATTCAATAAAAGAGCGAGAATAGTTCCAAGAAtgaattatctttaatttcctttctcaacttttaaatattatatactaaaaaatgCTACTATTCTTTCTTTcggtaatttcaattttttttttttctataggTCCTCCAGTCGGTGAAATTTAAAAAAGGGGATTATCCACTACGAAATTTGCGATTCATGTTGTGATGGATTTGATGCATTGCTGCAAAGTGAAAACAATAGGAATTCAAACCTGTTCCTCTTCTATCATGTTGTAGTGTGAAGTGTGAACACAAAACTCAGCAtcatttgatttaatttttcgGCTTTGGATTCGTTCACCGGTTGCTGCAGAATGCTAGGCCCAAGAAGAATGAGGCAACCAAATCATCTTTTGATTCAAGACcaaaagattaaaagaaaaaattatctGCTCACATAGCAAAAGggtttatctttatttttcccATTTTTCAATCTATGAAACATGTAAATGCAATCGGAACCAAAATGAATGTTGTTACTTCAGTGCCATCTCTGAAAATTTGGATAGTTTCAGGCCAAGATAAAGAACTGAAAGTTCTATTGCTAGGCGAGATAGTAGTATTTCTGCATGCATAGTAATTGCATGGCTGAATTCAAGTTCATATAATACATATACAGATCAATAATCTTTTATTTATAGTAATTCATCTTGTTAACATTTGGTTCATCAAGATAGTTCAAATCAAACTTGAATCGATTACTTcccctctttcttttttttttgaggtttaaTAACACACATTGGCAGTTGAAGTTGAACCAGTGTCCTTACCGGGAAGTGTCTTCAGGACCATCCCCTCCGGACCACAGCAACCAACCCTAATATCACCAATCTGCATGGGATTATAGTTGGCCACGCTGCTTGCCGTCTCTGCTGCCACTTTTCCGGTCTCAGCTACTGCTGCTGCTTTCAGCCGGATACGCTCAGCTCTTGAGCCAATGACCTGGCCGAGGATAGAAGCTGCAATGGTCAATGCCATTGCTGATTTAGGCATCACTACCGACTTCCGAAGCATGGCTATAAAGGGAACAGCAGCATGCACGGCTGCAAACCAAGACAGCGAGAATTTCTTGGTGTGTTCCTTCCACATGCCCAGGGGCACATTAAGTGCCATGCCCATTGCTGCAATACAAAGCATTTTCGCAGGAAGGGGCTGCGGGCGCAGGTTTTTCACAAATGCTGTACGAGCAAGAGCAGCTCTTGCAGCAACAACAGCAGGTGGGCATCTAATCTTTATTCCAGGTGGTGGCCGAAAAGCCGTAGCAACAAGTGGGAGAACATTGCTTACAGCTCTATAAGACTTGGCTATAGGGCAATTTCCATTTGCTAGCCATTCATTTCCAAGTGCTTCATGCTTTGATGCATCTCCTTCCTAAAATGTTTGgcaggagaaagaaaaagcaacatAAGTCAAGTTTCTTAAACAGTTAGCaacttcaacaacaacaacaataacaacaacaaaagccTTATCCTACAAGGTGGAGTAGGTTATGTGAATCACACAACACCATTGTTGCATCCTATCATGAACCATTCTTATAAACAAGCCACCAAGTTTAATTCCTTCATAATGGTTTGATCCATGTTCCTTCTTAAGCTACCTTCCACTTTCACAAGTCTTCTCCCACATGATCAAACCACTCAGGAATCTTAAATCTATTCTACAACAAGCGCTACCCTAACTTCAATACATTCATTCTTAACTCCATTCTGTCTAGTGTTATTTCCACTCATCCATCACACCAACCTCATCTATACAACACAGCTTCTTCTATTGTTGGATTTTACTGCCCAACATGTAGTCCTATACAATAATATAGGTATCATTAACCATAGCTGTAAATCATATTATCATGAGGCTGTAAATCAAAATGGTAGTTGTTTCGTCCCATACATCATGTCACAATGGAAGTTCCGTTTAGTAAACATACTTGTAAGAGGGTAAAGAAATGGTAAAAGGAAACACAAATGAAAAATTTTACCAGCGACGAGTGTTCCTTTTTCTTTGATGATTCCGACTTCTGCTTCTTCCATTTATCAGAAAGATTCCCAAAATTAAATAGGCCACCAGGTCCAAATGCTGACAGACTTATGGTAGCAGCTCTTCCTGCTAACGGGTTAAAAACTGGCATGGAATCGGCTTCCCTACAGCCATTGTTAAAGTCAGATCTCTCAAAGAGGGGAACAACTCCATCTTTCCCATGGAAGAGCTTAAATGCCATGTCAAAACTAGGACCATCTTCAAATATAGGACCTTTTCTTCCATGGACCTGAACATTAAGAACACAATTAGCCAAACTAATAATTAACTATTAATCCCAATTTGAAATTTCATCTTGAGACAAAATGCCAGAGGAAACGTTACAACAATCATTAGATGAACAACTTACAGGAACAGGCATATAAGCTGAAGAGAAGGAGAAGTTTGTAGGTTTGTTGATGTTCCTCAAGAATGGGCACCTTTGCATGTCCATTGCATCAAAGGGGCACTCAGATTCATCACCAATCCCATTCATTCCGTTTAGAAAAAAGTCCATTGCTTCTTTTGTTGAAAAAACTTCCTCTAGaaacaaggaaaaaaaatacatttcaTATCAGAAGAAACCAATCATATAACATAAATAGAAAATTCTATTGCAAGGAACTAGGCTTATGCAAACTAGTAACCCATAAAGTATATGACCAGTCCAATAGAAATTAAGAAACTAAGCTGCAAAGCATCAAAGGAATGCTGTGAGAAATGAAAGAAACAATGAAGCTAttacaaaagttataaaaactCCAAAGGAAGAAAGCCCAATTAACTAGTATCCACATCACAATCACTGTCTTCTCAATCACCTGGTCTGATAATCAAAATAAAGCACTCCCCCCCAACCCCCAAATACCCATATTCAgacaaatcacaaaataagcACAACAAATTAAACATACAATTCATCTCATGAAAGAAGAAGGGGGTAACAGATTGCACAGTGCTGTAGTGAAATCATACTATCACCTTTCACAAATACAGTGTTAGAcaatgatttcaaaatatcaggAACCAATCAGAAGCTTCTAGAAGACATACACACaacaattaataataacaattcAACCATAAATCGAAATACAATTAATTCACAGTAAGAAACCAAAAATGCAATTAAGCACAAATTGCAGCAAAATGGAAGTATCAAAGAATCCAGAAACCGAGAAATGAAAAGGGGACCAATATGAAAAccaacaaatttaaaaaaaaaaatcatgcaTTTCTAACACCGAATCGAAGGGGGAAAAAAGGATTGAATTTCAGAGAAACTAAGAATGGAAAAAGCGAAAGCGATTGGCGGAGacagaggaggaagaagaaaccTTGTGGAGAGAACTGCGGTGTGTGGTGACCACAAGCAAGGGCGTACGGAGGCCACGGGATTTACAGAGGAGGCAACAGCTAACCTGCTTAGCCGGTAAATGGCACGTGCCTTTACTTCTAAGTACTGTTTCGTTTTTGTGGAGTTCCCTGATCCACCTAACCGGTTCCCACTTTTGGTTTGATACGGTTCAGGTATACTTGATTCTGGTGCTAGATTCTGCCAGAATTAATATTAGAGAAAGTAACGGTACGAGTGATTTCATAACATAGTATTAGAATTTTAGATTTAAAAAgttaagagtttaattttttgtgAACTCCAAAATCAACTATTTAGATGATTATTCTGAATAATATGAATGATATTCATTTTATTCATAGATTAAAAATTTAGTctattatacatattataaGTTTAGACTATTGATTTTCTAGTAGTACTCTTAATATTAATATTCACTTGGATGTTTATGTATTCTTTTATAATACTTTCATTCTCTGGATTAACAATGCTTttcttataatatatattttaaaaataatctaATACATT
The genomic region above belongs to Arachis stenosperma cultivar V10309 chromosome 5, arast.V10309.gnm1.PFL2, whole genome shotgun sequence and contains:
- the LOC130982333 gene encoding uncharacterized protein LOC130982333; the protein is MDFFLNGMNGIGDESECPFDAMDMQRCPFLRNINKPTNFSFSSAYMPVPVHGRKGPIFEDGPSFDMAFKLFHGKDGVVPLFERSDFNNGCREADSMPVFNPLAGRAATISLSAFGPGGLFNFGNLSDKWKKQKSESSKKKEHSSLEGDASKHEALGNEWLANGNCPIAKSYRAVSNVLPLVATAFRPPPGIKIRCPPAVVAARAALARTAFVKNLRPQPLPAKMLCIAAMGMALNVPLGMWKEHTKKFSLSWFAAVHAAVPFIAMLRKSVVMPKSAMALTIAASILGQVIGSRAERIRLKAAAVAETGKVAAETASSVANYNPMQIGDIRVGCCGPEGMVLKTLPGKDTGSTSTANVCY